A window of the Anoplopoma fimbria isolate UVic2021 breed Golden Eagle Sablefish chromosome 17, Afim_UVic_2022, whole genome shotgun sequence genome harbors these coding sequences:
- the cd8a gene encoding T-cell surface glycoprotein CD8 alpha chain isoform X1, producing MNQKWILVILVFCQKMTPGAGEDMPVKEGDPVSITCKPGEMGSLVVWFRVLDPGMQFLASFSSNGVLKSSTGSFSSIFSDTNIRENILTLKKFSKTRDSGVYSCASLIKGNELNFGNLIRLVGDKVSVEEVAKATITPPNECTTATPCNCNKNEKINQGETSLQMYCSTIILGPLAGGCGFLLLLLIIITVYCNKIRTRRCPHHHKRKPRVPTPGKQMTNLRPV from the exons atgaaccaaaagTGGATTCTGGTGATTCTGGTGTTTTGTCAAA AAATGACTCCAGGAGCTGGTGAAGACATGCCGGTGAAGGAAGGGGATCCGGTTTCCATAACATGTAAGCCTGGTGAGATGGGCAGCCTGGTGGTCTGGTTTCGAGTTCTTGACCCTGGCATGCAATTCCTTGCATCTTTCAGCAGCAATGGCGTGCTGAAGTCATCCACGGGCTCCTTTTCCTCTATTTTCAGTGACACAAATATTCGTGAGAATATCTTAACACTGAAGAAATTCAGCAAAACTCGTGACAGTGGCGTTTACAGCTGTGCGTCTCTCATTAAAGGAAATGAACTGAATTTCGGCAATTTAATCCGACTGGTCGGAG atAAAGTCTCAGTAGAAGAAGTAGCTAAGGCCACCATCACTCCGCCAAATGAATGCACAACTGCCACACCATGCAATTGTAACAAGAATGAAAAAATCAACCAAG GAGAAACCAGTCTTCAAATGTATTGTTCTACAATCATACTGGGCCCACTGGCCGGCGGCTGTggctttcttcttctactcctcatcatcatcaccgtGTACTGCAACA AAATAAGAACACGGAGATGCCCACACCATCACAAAAGAAA ACCGCGGGTCCCGACTCCTGGAAAACAAATGACCAACTTAAGACCAGTTTAA
- the cd8a gene encoding T-cell surface glycoprotein CD8 alpha chain isoform X2: MTPGAGEDMPVKEGDPVSITCKPGEMGSLVVWFRVLDPGMQFLASFSSNGVLKSSTGSFSSIFSDTNIRENILTLKKFSKTRDSGVYSCASLIKGNELNFGNLIRLVGDKVSVEEVAKATITPPNECTTATPCNCNKNEKINQGETSLQMYCSTIILGPLAGGCGFLLLLLIIITVYCNKIRTRRCPHHHKRKPRVPTPGKQMTNLRPV, encoded by the exons ATGACTCCAGGAGCTGGTGAAGACATGCCGGTGAAGGAAGGGGATCCGGTTTCCATAACATGTAAGCCTGGTGAGATGGGCAGCCTGGTGGTCTGGTTTCGAGTTCTTGACCCTGGCATGCAATTCCTTGCATCTTTCAGCAGCAATGGCGTGCTGAAGTCATCCACGGGCTCCTTTTCCTCTATTTTCAGTGACACAAATATTCGTGAGAATATCTTAACACTGAAGAAATTCAGCAAAACTCGTGACAGTGGCGTTTACAGCTGTGCGTCTCTCATTAAAGGAAATGAACTGAATTTCGGCAATTTAATCCGACTGGTCGGAG atAAAGTCTCAGTAGAAGAAGTAGCTAAGGCCACCATCACTCCGCCAAATGAATGCACAACTGCCACACCATGCAATTGTAACAAGAATGAAAAAATCAACCAAG GAGAAACCAGTCTTCAAATGTATTGTTCTACAATCATACTGGGCCCACTGGCCGGCGGCTGTggctttcttcttctactcctcatcatcatcaccgtGTACTGCAACA AAATAAGAACACGGAGATGCCCACACCATCACAAAAGAAA ACCGCGGGTCCCGACTCCTGGAAAACAAATGACCAACTTAAGACCAGTTTAA